The Gemmatimonadota bacterium DH-78 region TCGTCGAGCAGCATCACGTTGCCGCCTTCCTTGAGGAGCTTGGCGAGGTGGAGTCGATTGCGCTCACCGCCCGACAGCACTCCCACCTTCTTCTGCTGATCCGGCCCGCGGAAGTTGAACCACGACAGGTAGGCGCGGCCGTTCACCTCGGCCCGGCCGAAGTTGAGCACGTCGGCGCCGTTGGTGACTTCCTCGTATACCGACTTGTCGGGATCGAGCGCCTCGCGGCTCTGGTCGACGTAGGCGAGCTTGACCGTGTCGCCCACGGCGAGGGTGCCCGCATCGGGCTCCTCTTTCCCGGTGATCATGCGGAAGAGGGTGGTCTTGCCCGCGCCGTTGGCCCCGATGATGCCCACGATCGCGGCCGGCGGCACATCGAAGGTGAGATCGTCGACGAGCAGCTTGTCGTCGTAGCCCTTCCGCACCTGCTGCGCCTGGATCACGACCTTGCCCAGGCGGGGTCCCTTGGGAATCAGGATCTCGGCCGTGCGCACCTGCTCCCGCTCGTCGGCGGCCAGCAGTTCCTCGTACGCGTTGAGCCGCGCCTTGCCCTTCGACTGGCGGGCGCGCGGGGCGAGTCGAACCCACTCGAGCTCGCGCTGGAGCGTCTTCGCGCGGGCGCTGTTCTGCTTCTCTTCCACCGCCATCCGCGACTCCTTCTGCTCGAGCCACGAGGTGTAGTTGCCCTTCCACGGAATGCCCTGGCCGCGGTCGAGCTCGAGGATCCACTCCGCCACATTGTCGAGGAAGTAGCGGTCGTGGGTGATGGCGACGATGGTGCCCGGGTAGGCGGCCAGGTGATGCTCGAGCCAGGCCACCGACTCCGCGTCGAGATGGTTCGTGGGCTCGTCGAGCAGGAGCATGTCGGGCTCCTCGAGCAGCACGCGGCAGAGCGCCACGCGGCGGCGCTCACCCCCGGAAAGCTTCGTGACGTCGGCGTCGCCCGGAGGGAGTCGCAGCGCATCCATGGCGATCTCGAGCTTGCGGTCGAGATCCCAGGCGCCGGCCGCGTCGATGCGGTCCTGCAGCTTGCCCTGCTCCTCGATGAGCGCGTTCATCTCGTCGTCGTCGGTGACGGAGCCGAACGCCATGTTCACCTCCTCGAACCGCTTGAGCAGGTCGCGCGTCTCCTTCACCGCCAGCTCGACATTGCCCTTCACGTCGAGGGTGGGGTCGAGCTCGGGCTCCTGCGCGAGGTAGCCGATGCGCGTGCCCTTCATCGCCCACGCCTCGCCCAGGAAGTCGGTGTCGATGCCCGCCATGATCTTCAGCAGCGAGCTCTTGCCCGATCCGTTGGGGCCGACCACCCCGATCTTGGCGCCCGGAAAGAACGACAGGCTGATGTTCTTCAGAATCTCCCGCTTGGGCGGGACGATCTTGCTCAACCGGTGCATGTGGTAGATGAACTTCTGTTCGGCCATGGTGCGATCGGGCGGTGCGGGGGCATGTGCGAAACGGCGGAGCCGCGACGAGCGACCAATCTACCGGTTTGGCGGGCGGAGTGGAGGAGGGGGCGGGGGCGACGGGGCCCCCACCGGCTACGAAAACGTCGTATCAGGTGCCTCCTGAAACGCGTGTACCACGTTTGCGATCCTATACGACGAAAACGTCGTAGGCGTCGAGGTGGCCGGATTCACGCGTACTACGTTTCGATTCACATGTGAGCTGAAGCGTCATGATGGTGCTGCGGATACGCTACGAATACGACGTTCGCGTCTCGCTGCTCCGATCCGCGTAGCGAGCCGACGTTGACGGGACCGGGGAGAATCCTCCCTCCCTGCCGCGTCGGGCCCGCTCCTTCTTTCGGCCTCCCCGAGACGGGGATTCGGCGATCGCTCCCGCATACGGGAGTGATCCTTCTCTCAGCCACCGGCGCAGGGCTCGAACGAAGGATCCGGCCCGCCTCAGGACCGCGACGTGCGGGTCCACGGCGGCCGACACCGCCGCACTCGCCCCCCCATCAAATCGATGAATCGAGTGACCTCGATTCCCGGATCTCGCCATGGGGCTC contains the following coding sequences:
- the ettA gene encoding energy-dependent translational throttle protein EttA, with translation MAEQKFIYHMHRLSKIVPPKREILKNISLSFFPGAKIGVVGPNGSGKSSLLKIMAGIDTDFLGEAWAMKGTRIGYLAQEPELDPTLDVKGNVELAVKETRDLLKRFEEVNMAFGSVTDDDEMNALIEEQGKLQDRIDAAGAWDLDRKLEIAMDALRLPPGDADVTKLSGGERRRVALCRVLLEEPDMLLLDEPTNHLDAESVAWLEHHLAAYPGTIVAITHDRYFLDNVAEWILELDRGQGIPWKGNYTSWLEQKESRMAVEEKQNSARAKTLQRELEWVRLAPRARQSKGKARLNAYEELLAADEREQVRTAEILIPKGPRLGKVVIQAQQVRKGYDDKLLVDDLTFDVPPAAIVGIIGANGAGKTTLFRMITGKEEPDAGTLAVGDTVKLAYVDQSREALDPDKSVYEEVTNGADVLNFGRAEVNGRAYLSWFNFRGPDQQKKVGVLSGGERNRLHLAKLLKEGGNVMLLDEPTNDLDVDTLRALEDAILDFAGCVLVISHDRWFLDRIATHILAFEGDSQVVWFPGNFQEYEEDKKKRLGSDADQPHRIKYKKLVH